The Pristiophorus japonicus isolate sPriJap1 chromosome 8, sPriJap1.hap1, whole genome shotgun sequence genomic sequence aTCCCGGATATAACTTTTCCTCCAACTTTCCCACTCTCTTTTCCTCAGGATAAGTTCATGACCGGGACTGAGATCTACCAATGTTGTGTAAAGAATCTACCAACCTTGAGCACCAATTTGCAGTGCTATTCTGCTGCTCCCTACATAACAAAGCATGTATAATAAAACAATATTGTGAGTCACTTCAGCATTGAAATAATTGCAATATCATGATCTTAAAAAAAATATGTAGCCTCATTTAACAGCattgcatttagggttaggctttAAGCAACTCAGTATATCACTAGCCAAATATTCTAACATGGCTGCCTGTTCAGGCAAGTTAGTTATTCAAAATACAGCCCGTACACAGTTGCAACGGCAAAAAGTGAAGAGTTTTTGAAAGTGGCTGTCGCATAATTGTCAGTTGATGCATCCCACAGATAACGGCTGACAATTTGTATTCCCTGATTATTGAGCTGACCCAGAACCACATTGCACACCAGCTTGTATCTAGGGGCATTGATATCCTTCACTTTCAACCTGATGTGGTCAGTCAAACTCTGCACTAGCTGCACACATGTTACAGGATTATATGTGTTGTTCGCCAAGTAGCTTGAAAGCGTGCCCTCCAAGACCTTCTGGACCTTGTAGGCATCAAACTTGCAGCCTTCATCTGGCTGAGCTTTGTAAGTGTTTTCGCATCTCACTTCTCTGATAGGTTGGTACAGAGGCAATCCAGAGAAACTGACCTGACCAGAGGTCATCCAGCTCATGGAATGCCTTTTGCCGAGCATCATAGAGCCTTTGTGAGAAAAAGGTACATTGACATTACTTATAATGGAGCTCCTTCTGAATGGGATATGGGTTCTTCCATTCATGTTATTTCGATGCAGATGATGTTTGCTGGCATGAACATCCATGGACTGGGAACTTCTCAGAGTGGAAATGGAGCTTACTCGAGGGTGCGGTCCCAAACTCTGCCCAGACAGAGCCTGATTGAACTGAGCTAAAGTCTCTTGGGATAAAGGCATCTGCTTGGTTGTCATGGTGAACTGTATATTGATCTGTCTAAAAATAAAAAGATAAATCAACTTTCATTCAGTTCCACCTTTTACTGAGTATTTTACCTCCTCACTTTTAATGCACTTTTAATATTATCTCCTACAACATATATTATTCTTTGTCTCAAAGGATTGTGCTCCTCGATCTCTGCCAAAACCATTCTTGAGCCATCTGTTATTTTTTTTATAATAGTGGCACAGAATGACACTCTCTGAACACTCCTTTGTTCTCAGTCTTCACTCTGCTCTTCCTTGTGTTGCAGGGTGTAAATTCAGACCTTTTTTTAGGGCTACGCACTCCTATTTTTCTCTTATTTGCTTCTAGATTTTAAGCATTGGTTCTAACTTGTAACTAAATCACTAGAACAGAAGTCAGAATACAGGAACAACCTCCTGCCTCCCACACAAGCAGAAAAGGaggatagaaaagcaaattagatgGCAAAGCACACAGGTTACTAGTAGGGGATGAAGTTCTAGGTAGAAACTGATGGCTTATATAGGTAACTGCACTGTCTGGTGTGGTACTGAATCATATagaccagaaggtcccaggttAGATTGGCTAATCTGAACCAGAGCAATACAATGTCCCACTGCGCctatgggactgggggggggggggaagggggggaggggtggttaaTCAGTCAGGGCTTCTGTTTTTGATAACTGTTATGTAACAAGTTTACATGCACTAAAGTAGGGTGAGGACAGATGGCTGAGTGTCCCACTTACTACTCAGGCTCAGGAGTAGGAATGGCTGCTAGGACAAGGCTACTGTGCACCAGCAGAAGTCACTGTCTCTGGCATCCTTTGGGATGCAAGGGCAGTGCTCAAAATCAACATAAAGAATTGCcaggtctccaagaagggcagaatcTGGGGTGTAAGAGAAATTGCCACCTGACCTTAGCTGAAAGCTGGAAAGTTTTGCACCTCTTTTTCCATTCTGACATAAAAACAATCTTTCCCAGCTCTCTCCGATACAGATTGTACACTTTACGCAGTCTGAGTGGATGAGGATCTATAGTGAACCTACAACGTAGACATACTTTCCTTCTGGACTTACAACCTCGTTATTCATAGAACAGCTATTCTTTTGGCACTAAAGAATGATCTACAAGCACTTATAACATTTCCCAGGGACTGAGTTGTAATTTGTACAGCCGCACACTCTTATCtttgctcctcactgctcccatatTCCAGCTGGAGACTGCATTGCATGGGAAGGACTTATTATGCATAGTGCCGAAGAAAATACATTAATGTCAGCCCTGGCTCGGTCATAGTACTCTCATCTTTGACTCAGAAGGTTATAGATTCCAAGCTCTTTCCAtgatttaagcacataatctaggctgatgcttcagtgcagtcaGTACCTTGGTACTTAGGGAGTAATGCACTGTTGGACCTATTCTCTTTATTCTCTTttagttgagacattaaaccaaggaagGCCCTGTATATTCTCTCagacggatgtaaaagatcctgttatGTTAGTTGAGGAAATCTGGGGGCaaattctcctggtcagtatttatcactcaaccaccactaacaaaaacagattaactattCATTATTTCATTCCATTTTATGGGactttgctgtgggcaaattggcttctGTATTTGCTTACcaaacaatagtgactacacttcaacagtaattcattggctgtaaaacactttgggatgttctgaggatgtgaaaggtgttatttgaatgcaagtttttctttttgtctttctatctgtcagttgttGGAATGAATCA encodes the following:
- the LOC139268509 gene encoding dynein light chain Tctex-type 5; its protein translation is MTTKQMPLSQETLAQFNQALSGQSLGPHPRVSSISTLRSSQSMDVHASKHHLHRNNMNGRTHIPFRRSSIISNVNVPFSHKGSMMLGKRHSMSWMTSGQVSFSGLPLYQPIREVRCENTYKAQPDEGCKFDAYKVQKVLEGTLSSYLANNTYNPVTCVQLVQSLTDHIRLKVKDINAPRYKLVCNVVLGQLNNQGIQIVSRYLWDASTDNYATATFKNSSLFAVATVYGLYFE